One Vigna unguiculata cultivar IT97K-499-35 chromosome 7, ASM411807v1, whole genome shotgun sequence genomic region harbors:
- the LOC114192444 gene encoding uncharacterized protein LOC114192444 — translation MNTDEKVQHVTKKSSDELLRKFAEVGNSNNVPKKKKKKITKRVEPAAAAAATFVERRSLLPPPAATRKTALLRQIGIGGAHIMRTRGFRNKSLLGTIEKTWRRSIEGASRAFMERHYHHHKRLINDIV, via the exons ATGAACACTGATGAAAAGGTTCAGCATGTCACAAAGAAAAGTTCCGACGAACTGCTCAGGAAGTTTGCTGAAGTGGGTAACTCTAACAACgttccaaagaagaagaagaagaagatcaCCAAGAGGGTAGAGCctgccgccgccgccgccgccaccTTCGTTGAACGGAGGTCGCTTCTACCGCCGCCGGCCGCCACGCGAAAGACGGCGTTGCTCCGGCAGATTGGGATCGGAGGGGCCCACATCATGAGGACAAGGGGTTTCAGAAACAAGTCACTGTTGGGAACGATTGAGAAg ACATGGCGAAGAAGCATAGAAGGGGCTTCTAGAGCTTTCATGGAGAGGCACTATCATCACCATAAACGTTTGATCAATGATATTGTTTAA
- the LOC114192735 gene encoding probable plastid-lipid-associated protein 13, chloroplastic yields the protein MSMAASASSHGCISAIATCIPCSSSKFSSQSSLTLAAPQRASTRRSFRVCRAMVQQAVQGAPAAYAKEMERLSAKESLLLAFKDAGGFEALVAGKATEWQKIDVNERITGLERLNPTPRPTTSPFLEGRWNFEWFGSGSPGLFAARVIFENFPSSLANLSKMDVVIKDGNAKITANLTLLNSIDSKFLLSTKLSVEGPLRMKEEYVEGGFVSPTIIEERVPEQLKGALGQAANAFQQLPAPIRDPVANGLKVPLSGSFQRLFMISYLDEEILIIRNTAGIPEVLTRLDAAPSSLGDTSPEYES from the exons ATGTCAATGGCTGCTTCAGCTTCTTCGCATGGCTGTATCTCGGCAATTGCCACGTGCATCCCATGCTCCTCTTCCAAATTCTCTTCTCAGTCTTCGTTGACACTGGCTGCACCCCAGAGAGCCTCAACCAGAAGAAGCTTCCGTGTGTGCAGAGCCATGGTTCAGCAAGCCGTTCAGGGTGCCCCTGCAGCGTACGCCAAGGAAATGGAACGCCTTTCCGCCAAAGAATCGCTTCTTCTCGCT TTTAAAGATGCAGGGGGTTTTGAGGCCTTAGTCGCTGGGAAGGCTACTGAATGGCAAAAGATTGACGTGAATGAAAGGATAACTGGTCTTGAGCGGCTTAATCCAACCCCTCGCCCCACAAC GTCACCCTTCTTGGAGGGGCGTTGGAACTTTGAGTGGTTTGGTTCTGGAAGTCCAGGATTGTTTGCTGCTAGGGTTATATTTGA AAACTTTCCTTCAAGTTTGGCTAATTTGTCAAAAATGGATGTTGTTATTAAGGATGGAAATGCAAAGATTACTGCAAACTTGACATTATTAAACTCG ATTGATAGTAAATTCCTTCTCTCAACCAAGTTATCTGTGGAGGGGCCACTTAGAATGAAAGAGGAGTATGTTGAAGGGGGTTTTGTGTCACCAACAATTATTGAAGAGAGGGTACCGGAACAGCTTAAAGGGGCACTTGGCCAGGCAGCTAATGCTTTCCAACAACTTCCTGCCCCTATACGTGACCCTGTTGCCAATGGGCTGAAAGTTCCTCTAA GTGGCAGCTTTCAAAGGCTCTTCATGATTTCATATCTCGATGAGGAGATACTC ATAATAAGAAACACAGCTGGGATTCCTGAAGTTTTAACGAGGTTGGATGCTGCACCATCTTCCTTGGGAGATACTAGTCCAGAGTATGAAAGCTAG
- the LOC114192309 gene encoding VQ motif-containing protein 17-like encodes MENTMKLRKHKTHTPSLAMHRDSHMVSKAKPKIRIIHIFAPEIIKTDVENFRELVQKLTGKPSGEKCCKKKKARAKNEEEYSRMSEYDDNNGGCWGLDVTREKVKEEVGVCSSDESCGGYLGGFTDLEGFISEIAAFPFLPLDPNHIMQGFEPPQLLL; translated from the coding sequence ATGGAAAACACGATGAAGCTTAGGAAACACAAGACCCACACACCTTCCCTAGCCATGCACAGAGATTCCCACATGGTGTCCAAAGCCAAACCCAAGATCCGCATAATCCACATATTTGCCCCAGAGATCATCAAGACCGATGTGGAGAACTTCAGGGAACTGGTGCAGAAGCTAACTGGGAAACCGAGCGGAGAAAAATGTTGCAAGAAGAAGAAGGCCAGGGCAAAAAACGAAGAAGAATATTCGAGAATGTCAGAATATGACGATAATAATGGAGGATGTTGGGGGTTGGATGTGACAAGGGAGAAAGTCAAAGAAGAGGTTGGGGTTTGTTCCAGTGATGAAAGTTGTGGTGGTTACTTGGGTGGCTTCACTGATTTGGAAGGCTTTATTTCTGAGATCGCTGCTTTTCCTTTTCTCCCTTTGGATCCTAATCACATCATGCAAGGCTTTGAACCACCTCAACTTCTTTTatag
- the LOC114189943 gene encoding delta(12)-fatty-acid desaturase FAD2-like, giving the protein MGGGGRSSAPKQRNSGEDVLLKKRVPHTKPPFSLSKVKKAIPPHCFERSVVRSFSYVFYDLAIASCLLYVALNYFSTLPYNLSLLAWPLYWILQGSVLTGVWVIAHECGHHAFSDYQCLDDTVGLLLHSFLLVPYFSWKYSHRRHHSNTGSLERDEVFVPKKKSSIGWYSKYLNNPVGRVLTLTVTLTLGWPLYLAFNVSGRSYERFACHYDPYGPIYSDRERLQIYLSDAGVLAVCYGLYKLVLAKGFLWVVCVYGVPLMVVNALLVLITFLQHTHPAVPHYDSSEWDWLRGALATVDRDYGILNKVLHNITDTHVAHHLFSTMPHYHAMEATNAIKPILGDYYHFDATPIYKAMWREARECMYVESDEKSKDNGVYWYNNILD; this is encoded by the coding sequence ATGGGAGGTGGTGGCCGAAGCTCTGCTCCAAAACAGAGAAACTCCGGTGAAGATGTGCTTTTGAAGAAGCGCGTTCCACACACAAAACCACCGTTCAGTCTGAGCAAAGTGAAGAAAGCGATTCCGCCGCACTGTTTCGAGCGTTCGGTGGTTCGTTCCTTCTCCTACGTCTTCTACGACCTGGCCATAGCCTCGTGTCTTCTGTACGTGGCGCTAAACTACTTCTCCACACTTCCCTATAACCTCTCCCTCTTGGCCTGGCCCCTCTACTGGATCCTCCAAGGTTCCGTCCTCACCGGCGTTTGGGTCATAGCGCACGAGTGTGGCCACCACGCTTTCAGCGATTACCAGTGCCTCGATGACACGGTTGGGCTCCTTCTCCATTCGTTCCTTCTGGTGCCCTATTTTTCGTGGAAATACAGCCACCGCCGCCACCACTCCAACACGGGGTCCCTCGAACGCGACGAAGTGTTTGTGCCGAAAAAAAAGTCCAGCATTGGTTGGTATTCGAAGTACCTGAACAACCCTGTTGGGAGAGTTCTCACTCTTACCGTCACCCTAACCCTAGGTTGGCCTCTCTACTTGGCCTTCAACGTTTCGGGTCGGAGCTACGAGCGTTTCGCCTGCCACTATGACCCTTACGGCCCCATTTACTCCGACCGTGAAAGGCTTCAGATTTACCTCTCCGATGCGGGGGTTCTAGCCGTGTGTTACGGCCTCTACAAGCTTGTGCTGGCAAAAGGGTTCCTCTGGGTGGTTTGTGTCTATGGGGTGCCATTGATGGTGGTAAATGCGTTGTTGGTGTTGATCACTTTCTTGCAGCACACTCACCCTGCGGTTCCTCACTACGATTCCTCGGAGTGGGATTGGCTGAGAGGCGCATTGGCCACCGTGGACAGAGATTACGGGATCCTGAACAAGGTTCTTCATAACATCACTGACACACACGTCGCACATCACTTGTTCTCCACCATGCCGCATTACCATGCAATGGAAGCCACCAATGCTATAAAACCGATTCTGGGAGATTATTATCACTTCGATGCCACTCCTATCTATAAGGCTATGTGGAGAGAGGCAAGAGAGTGCATGTACGTTGAGAGTGATGAAAAGTCTAAGGACAATGGTGTTTACTGGTACAACAATATACTGGATTGA